In the genome of Metabacillus litoralis, the window ATCATATAAGGAGGTACTATGTACGTCATTGTTGAAGTAAGACCTATGGATGTTTAAGGAGGAAAGATGATGTTGGATTTTGATATGAATATAGATCAATTCGCTAAAATAAAAGTGATCGGTGTTGGCGGCGGTGGTAACAATGCGGTTAACCGAATGATAGAGGATGGAGTTGAAGGTGTTGAATTTATTGCAGCAAACACAGATGCGCAGGCTCTGAATCAATCAAAGGCTGAAATTCGGATGCAAATCGGTGCATCATTAACAAGAGGTTTAGGAGCAGGAGCAAATCCTGAAATCGGTCGAAAAGCAGTGGAAGAAAGTAAAGAGCAGCTTAAAGAAGTGTTACAAGGAGCAGACATGGTCTTCGTTACAGCTGGTATGGGTGGTGGAACCGGAACAGGTGCTGCACCTGCGATAGCGGAAATTGCCCGTAATCTTGGTGCTCTAACCATTGGTGTTGTTACTCGCCCTTTTAAATTTGAAGGCTCAAAGCGTTCCAAAAATGCTACAAGCGGTATCGAAGCAATGAAGGAATCAGTAGATACATTAATTATCATTCCAAATGATCGCTTATTGGAGATTGTGGATAAAAAAACAAATATAATGGATGCTTTCCGTGAAGCAGATAGTGTTCTTCGCCAGGGGGTACAGGGAATTTCTGATTTAATAGCTATACCAGGTTTAATTAATCTGGACTTTGCTGACGTGAAAACAGTTATGTCCCATAAAGGAACAGCGTTAATGGGCATTGGGATTGCGAAGGGGGAAGACAGGGCTGCTATGGCGGCTCAGAAGGCAATCAATAGCCCGTTGCTTGAAACCTCAATTAATGGTGCTCAAGGTGTGATTATGAACATTACTGGAGGGAGAAATCTAAGTCTCTTTGAAGTCCAAGAAGCAGCTGATATGGTATCTAATGCTTCTCATGAGGATCTGAATATGATTTTTGGTTCAGTGATTAATGACCAATTAAAGGATGAAATTATCGTAACGGTCATTGCAACTGGTTTTATTGAGCAAGAGGAAACACCACCAGTAATCCAAACGAATTCACAGCCGAAAAGAGAAAGGGTAGAAAATACATATCAATTTGAAAACCAGCGTATACAAAGGGAGGTTAGTTACCGTGAAGAACCTGTTCAAGATTTTAGCCGCCATAATGAACAACAAGAAGATTCACTAGATATCCCAACGTTTTTAAGAAATAGGCAAAAACGCAGATAAAATTACATAGATATAACAAACTTTAAATGTAGGTTTATTAAGTGGAAAGAGGTTGGGAACTATATAAAGTGCCCGATCTCTTTTTATTGTCAAAATGGACCTTAATAAACCTTTCGTATTTTTCATGCATGTACCCAAATGTTTCCTCATATA includes:
- the ftsZ gene encoding cell division protein FtsZ, with translation MLDFDMNIDQFAKIKVIGVGGGGNNAVNRMIEDGVEGVEFIAANTDAQALNQSKAEIRMQIGASLTRGLGAGANPEIGRKAVEESKEQLKEVLQGADMVFVTAGMGGGTGTGAAPAIAEIARNLGALTIGVVTRPFKFEGSKRSKNATSGIEAMKESVDTLIIIPNDRLLEIVDKKTNIMDAFREADSVLRQGVQGISDLIAIPGLINLDFADVKTVMSHKGTALMGIGIAKGEDRAAMAAQKAINSPLLETSINGAQGVIMNITGGRNLSLFEVQEAADMVSNASHEDLNMIFGSVINDQLKDEIIVTVIATGFIEQEETPPVIQTNSQPKRERVENTYQFENQRIQREVSYREEPVQDFSRHNEQQEDSLDIPTFLRNRQKRR